The region CTACGAGATGTGTGTTTTAATCTGCGAATAGCCTTTTCTTTAATTTGACGAACACGTTCGCGGGTTAAATCAAAAGTTTCACCAATTTCTTCAAGCGTCATTGGGTGTTGATCGCCCAAGCCAAAGTATAAACGTACTACATCAGCTTCGCGCGGAGTTAATGTTTCTAATGCACGTTCAATTTCGGTACGTAATGATTCGTGTATTAATTCACGATCTGGGTTTGGCGATTCGCCCGAACGCAATACATCGTATAAGTTTGAATCTTCACCTTCTACTAAAGGCGCATCCATTGATAAGTGACGACCAGAGTTTTTCATTGACTCTTTTACGTCGTTCACTGTCATGTCTAATTCTTTAGCAATTTCTTCTGCCGATGGCGGACGTTCGTTTGATTGTTCTAACAACGCATACATTTTGTTTATTTTGTTGATAGATCCAATTTTATTTAATGGTAAACGAACGATACGAGATTGTTCTGCCAACGCTGATAAGATTGATTGACGAATCCACCAAACGGCGTACGAAATAAATTTAAAACCACGAGTTTCGTCAAAACGTTGCGCGGCTTTAATTAATCCTAAATTTCCTTCGTTAATTAAATCGGGTAATGTTAAACCTTGGTTTTGGTATTGTTTTGCTACCGATACTACGAAACGTAAATTAGCTTTTGTTAATTTTTCTAAAGCGCGTTGATCGCCGGCCTTTATGCGTTGTGCTAATTCTACTTCTTCATCGGCAGTAATTAAATCTACTTTACCAATTTCTTGTAAATATTTGTCTAACGATGCTGTTTCACGGTTAGTTACCTGTTTGGTAATTTTAAGTTGTCTCATGTTTAAATAACCCTTCCTTAATGTTGTTTCCTATAGTTATACGCACAAAGTTGTAAAAGGTTACAAAAAATATAAAAAAAAACCGATGAGGTTTGCT is a window of Myroides sp. JBRI-B21084 DNA encoding:
- a CDS encoding sigma-70 family RNA polymerase sigma factor, giving the protein MRQLKITKQVTNRETASLDKYLQEIGKVDLITADEEVELAQRIKAGDQRALEKLTKANLRFVVSVAKQYQNQGLTLPDLINEGNLGLIKAAQRFDETRGFKFISYAVWWIRQSILSALAEQSRIVRLPLNKIGSINKINKMYALLEQSNERPPSAEEIAKELDMTVNDVKESMKNSGRHLSMDAPLVEGEDSNLYDVLRSGESPNPDRELIHESLRTEIERALETLTPREADVVRLYFGLGDQHPMTLEEIGETFDLTRERVRQIKEKAIRRLKHTSRSKILKTYLG